A section of the Bacillus pumilus genome encodes:
- a CDS encoding GNAT family N-acetyltransferase, whose product MKIEQQIAIRQLEEKIHLFSSTVNGTFLTTDDFVLSNTHISTDTFNLLLPTSAHIQDPQKVKTTIEHLQSQKQSFSTWVDHRLLHPDWTNLLQEYQLEEVERNTIMMLEQTEGIDPAISSPLTIKEVLDERTLLDYKNIFIELFKESPEAIALEIYFQRFSLEAIQSRARMFVGYVDHKPVTTGLLLEATDSYGIYDVITRAEHRGKGLGSDMFHYLLIQTENKQKCVMLQASADGKNIYQRAGFQPIGEMVVFE is encoded by the coding sequence ATGAAAATCGAACAACAAATCGCCATTCGTCAGTTAGAAGAAAAGATCCACCTGTTTTCTTCAACTGTAAACGGAACGTTCCTCACAACGGACGATTTCGTTCTATCTAATACTCATATATCGACAGACACATTCAATTTGCTATTACCGACATCAGCGCACATTCAAGATCCGCAAAAAGTGAAAACAACCATCGAACACTTGCAGTCTCAGAAACAATCATTCAGTACGTGGGTGGATCATCGTTTGCTTCATCCTGATTGGACCAATTTACTACAGGAATACCAGCTTGAAGAGGTTGAACGCAATACGATCATGATGCTTGAGCAGACAGAGGGCATTGACCCAGCTATATCTTCACCGCTTACAATCAAAGAAGTACTTGATGAGCGGACACTGCTTGATTACAAAAATATCTTTATCGAACTATTCAAAGAGTCACCGGAGGCCATCGCCTTAGAGATCTATTTCCAGCGTTTTTCGCTTGAAGCTATACAATCACGTGCTCGCATGTTCGTCGGATATGTAGACCACAAACCGGTCACAACAGGCTTATTACTTGAAGCAACCGATAGCTACGGAATTTATGATGTCATCACAAGGGCAGAGCATCGCGGAAAGGGACTTGGCAGTGACATGTTTCATTATCTTCTGATCCAGACAGAAAACAAACAAAAGTGCGTCATGTTACAAGCATCAGCTGACGGCAAAAATATTTACCAACGTGCCGGCTTCCAACCAATCGGCGAAATGGTTGTTTTTGAATAG
- a CDS encoding MarR family transcriptional regulator, whose amino-acid sequence METKEQIVLKAIQDLIIHREKRRNDPTDPLITTTDTLKQDWTLTQLHILSMIQANPNESNNTFLSQQLKLSKPAITKAVKKLIDKGMVDYCHRQGDKKSVYYSLTEKGTQLAALHDELHEKAVASYLEFLQQFHEDELQVIERFLKAWKEKI is encoded by the coding sequence ATGGAGACTAAAGAGCAGATTGTATTAAAAGCGATTCAAGATCTGATAATTCATAGGGAAAAGAGAAGGAATGATCCAACAGATCCACTGATTACCACGACTGATACACTCAAGCAAGATTGGACACTCACACAGCTACACATTTTATCGATGATTCAAGCCAATCCAAACGAATCAAATAATACATTTCTTTCTCAACAACTGAAACTATCAAAGCCTGCTATTACAAAGGCTGTGAAAAAACTAATTGATAAAGGCATGGTGGACTATTGCCACCGGCAAGGGGATAAGAAGTCGGTCTACTATTCATTGACAGAAAAAGGCACGCAATTGGCGGCACTGCATGATGAATTACATGAGAAAGCTGTCGCGTCCTACTTAGAATTTCTCCAGCAGTTTCATGAAGATGAATTACAAGTCATTGAGCGCTTTTTAAAGGCATGGAAAGAAAAAATATAG